Proteins from a genomic interval of Stenotrophomonas maltophilia:
- a CDS encoding MerR family transcriptional regulator, which yields MHELDIGEVVRRSGVPASTLRYYEQLGLLQALGRRGLRRQYDEQVLERLALIGLGQAAGLSLQQIGASLPPQRGCISLDREALLAQADVLQRQITQLQRVRRHLQRAAACPQAEDARKCGSFRKLLRAQQRMAGG from the coding sequence GTGCATGAACTGGATATCGGCGAGGTGGTGCGGCGCAGCGGCGTGCCGGCCTCGACCCTGCGTTACTACGAACAGCTGGGGCTGTTGCAGGCACTGGGCCGTCGTGGCCTGCGCCGGCAGTACGACGAGCAGGTGCTGGAACGGCTGGCACTGATCGGTCTCGGCCAGGCAGCCGGGCTGTCGCTGCAGCAGATCGGGGCGTCGCTGCCGCCGCAGCGTGGGTGCATCTCGCTGGACCGCGAGGCTTTGCTGGCGCAGGCCGATGTGCTGCAGCGGCAGATCACCCAGCTGCAACGGGTACGCCGGCACCTGCAACGTGCGGCGGCCTGCCCGCAGGCAGAGGATGCCCGGAAGTGCGGCTCGTTCCGAAAACTGTTGCGAGCACAGCAGCGCATGGCGGGTGGGTGA
- a CDS encoding ESPR-type extended signal peptide-containing protein, with the protein MNRIYRRVWNRQLNALVVASELATGDSGGSAARDPRAFLLMPTTLAMALLCALASGHAGASESNQSLRDLQALAAKYTQPMPVKVDAEVALAAAASQAQSSPAISADARVGLQLSTASLPVVRDVLPATVQVKLAANTAPKQVAVPGLAADVRAKANIGLGGAQVASIDTGAQAAAGISGAPTGALRGLKASVDGALDSKVTVAGHQIDAQGQAKAMAAITLPAREEVPGETHDRAITAAFDAGAAGKVRVQAPDGQEVVADRNLKLAGQATAAAQNSALGVGGLVGGVVGAAGNAVGGALNGTVGSVGGAVGGTLNNTVGAVGGALNGAVGTVGGAVGGALNGTVGSVGGAVGGTLNNTVGAVGGALNGAVGAVGGAVGGALNGTVGSVGGAVGGSLNNTVGAVGGALNGAVGTVGGAVGGALNGTVGSVGGAVGGTLNNTVGAVGGALNGAVGTVGGALNGTVGSVGGAVGGTLNNTVGAVGGALNGAVGTVGGAVGGALNGTVGSVGGAVGGSLNNTVGAVGGALNGAVGTVGGAVGGALNGTVGSVGGAVGGTLNNTVGGALNGAAGTVGAVGGAVGGALNGTVGSVGGAVGGTLNNTVGAVGGTVGSVGTAVGGTLNNTVGSVGGLLNGATGSGTGLGGLLGNTLGNVGSAVGNLLNGNLNGTVGNLGSAVGGLVGGTLGGLGLTKPSAIPPTSPKAPAAADPNAGLIIGTGGLVGNVGQLIGPTTTSLFGGNGYLSNGNLKLSNANVMQTYSTVNVLGLPVVNLSPVGSTLNGLGGAATGGSSHLTLIGGVTSDSYIYNINNGNPGGLLGLLLPKDSPAWAAKCLDIALADISCWAVNAAQDYQVLMGDGAFANGSKEVVIGANARHELPKVDANVAFPGDGVNDPSNPTGVPTADYAARMGHSVIVGDSAVGTANGQTLLGAEATSNQANSVALGYRSAALRGAQASYSAYGLTAPQVSAGEVSVGTAGGGERQITNVAAGSVNTDAVNVAQLKGAISLINGVADAAVTYDLDGAGNPNYRRVTLGAGTGTTTIGNLAGGAITAGSLEAVNGGQLAGTNAAIASFFGGRAAFDPASGVFTAPLFEISSISTGGAIAKGLYENATDAFAAVDGSLVNLNTQITDIRNGGTKYLRVNSTGTEAVASGTDSIAVGTNARATAANSIAVGAGSLADRANSVSIGAAGAERQVTNLAAGTAATDAVNVGQLQASEQGALRYDLNGDGSVNYASATLGQTGTATTLRNLGPGQVSATSSEAINGAQLFAANQAVATHLGGGAAVNASGVLTAPTYSINNVAANGTITKGNYNDVGTAFDAVSNSLANVADQTGEIDKLAVKYDVDGGGNVINSVSLKGTGTGAVKVTNVAAGSILAGSSDAITGDQLFSTNSTIANYFGGTTAYNGTTNVWTAPKFSISSIATDGTFTSGDYNNVTAAFTAVDGSLKVLNQRITNGGGGSAYLAVNSTAAAATAAGAEAVAVGPQASAAGANSVAVGNGASASAGNSVALGAGSVASVGAQSGYTGAYGQTGASNSAGEVSVGSTGSERKITHVADGSDTYDATNVGQLKNGVNYAIDESKKYTDQKIQNITNVAGSFRANNTNNLADPSASGANSAAGGAGSTAAGANSTALGNGSQAQADNSVALGAGSVANRANTVSVGAAGAERQVVNVADGSQATDAVNVRQLQASQQGTIRYDTTVNGATNFNSVTLGSTNSGPTTVRNVAAGTAGTDAVNVDQLKSGMAQTLDWSKAYTDERMGGFERDLRKTDNRASAGIASAMATAALPQPSEAGRSMASVAAGSYNGESGVAVGISGVSEGGRWIYKFSGSTNSRGEAGVAVGAGIQW; encoded by the coding sequence ATGAATCGCATCTACCGGCGTGTATGGAACCGCCAGCTCAATGCTCTGGTCGTGGCCTCCGAACTGGCCACCGGCGACAGCGGTGGCAGTGCCGCGCGGGATCCGCGCGCCTTCCTGCTGATGCCCACCACGCTCGCCATGGCCCTGCTGTGTGCGCTGGCCAGTGGCCACGCAGGGGCATCCGAATCCAATCAATCGCTGCGTGATCTGCAGGCACTTGCAGCCAAGTACACGCAGCCCATGCCGGTCAAGGTCGATGCCGAGGTAGCCCTCGCGGCTGCCGCAAGCCAGGCCCAGAGCAGCCCGGCAATCAGCGCGGATGCGCGGGTCGGCCTGCAGTTGAGCACCGCGTCGCTGCCGGTGGTGCGTGACGTGCTGCCGGCCACCGTGCAGGTGAAGCTGGCCGCGAACACGGCGCCGAAGCAGGTCGCCGTCCCTGGGCTTGCTGCTGATGTCCGTGCGAAAGCCAACATCGGCCTCGGCGGTGCGCAGGTGGCATCAATCGATACCGGTGCACAGGCGGCCGCCGGCATCAGCGGCGCGCCGACAGGTGCGCTGCGGGGTCTGAAGGCTTCTGTTGATGGGGCGCTCGATTCGAAGGTGACGGTGGCAGGCCATCAGATCGACGCCCAGGGCCAGGCAAAGGCGATGGCGGCGATCACGCTGCCTGCCAGGGAGGAAGTGCCGGGAGAAACCCACGATCGGGCGATCACCGCAGCATTCGATGCCGGTGCAGCTGGCAAGGTGCGCGTGCAGGCGCCGGATGGCCAGGAAGTGGTTGCTGATCGCAATCTGAAACTGGCGGGCCAGGCAACGGCTGCGGCGCAGAACAGCGCACTGGGTGTCGGGGGGCTGGTGGGTGGCGTGGTCGGCGCCGCGGGCAACGCCGTCGGTGGTGCGCTCAACGGCACCGTCGGCAGTGTGGGCGGCGCCGTGGGTGGCACGCTCAACAACACTGTAGGCGCCGTGGGCGGTGCACTGAATGGCGCCGTGGGCACGGTCGGCGGCGCGGTTGGTGGTGCGCTCAATGGCACCGTCGGCAGTGTGGGCGGTGCCGTGGGTGGCACGCTCAACAACACTGTAGGCGCCGTTGGCGGTGCACTGAATGGCGCCGTGGGCGCGGTCGGCGGCGCGGTTGGTGGTGCGCTCAACGGCACCGTCGGCAGCGTGGGCGGCGCCGTGGGTGGCTCGCTTAATAACACTGTAGGCGCCGTTGGCGGTGCACTGAATGGCGCCGTGGGCACGGTCGGCGGCGCGGTTGGTGGTGCGCTCAATGGCACCGTCGGCAGTGTGGGCGGTGCCGTGGGTGGCACGCTCAACAACACTGTAGGCGCCGTTGGCGGTGCACTGAATGGCGCCGTGGGCACGGTCGGTGGTGCGCTCAACGGCACCGTCGGCAGCGTGGGCGGCGCCGTGGGTGGCACGCTCAACAACACGGTGGGCGCCGTGGGCGGTGCACTGAATGGCGCCGTGGGCACGGTCGGCGGCGCGGTCGGTGGTGCGCTCAACGGCACCGTCGGCAGCGTGGGCGGCGCCGTGGGTGGCTCGCTTAATAACACTGTAGGCGCCGTAGGCGGTGCACTGAATGGCGCTGTGGGCACGGTCGGCGGCGCGGTCGGCGGAGCCCTCAACGGCACCGTCGGCAGCGTGGGCGGCGCCGTGGGTGGCACGCTCAACAACACCGTAGGCGGCGCATTGAATGGTGCAGCAGGCACTGTCGGCGCGGTTGGAGGCGCTGTTGGCGGAGCTCTCAATGGCACCGTCGGTAGTGTGGGCGGCGCGGTAGGCGGCACGCTCAACAACACCGTAGGCGCCGTTGGCGGCACGGTTGGCAGCGTCGGCACTGCGGTAGGCGGCACGCTCAACAACACGGTCGGTTCCGTCGGCGGCCTGCTCAATGGCGCCACCGGCTCCGGCACTGGCCTGGGTGGCCTGCTGGGCAACACGCTTGGCAACGTCGGCAGCGCCGTAGGCAACCTGCTCAACGGCAATCTCAACGGCACGGTCGGCAACCTGGGCAGCGCGGTGGGTGGCCTGGTGGGGGGCACGCTGGGCGGTCTCGGCCTGACCAAACCCTCGGCGATCCCGCCGACCAGCCCGAAGGCGCCGGCGGCGGCCGACCCGAATGCGGGGCTGATCATCGGTACCGGTGGCCTGGTCGGCAATGTCGGCCAGCTGATCGGGCCGACCACCACCAGCCTGTTCGGCGGCAACGGCTACCTGAGCAACGGAAATCTCAAGCTCAGCAACGCCAACGTGATGCAGACCTATTCGACGGTCAATGTGCTGGGCCTGCCGGTGGTCAACCTGTCGCCAGTGGGCAGCACGCTCAACGGTCTGGGCGGCGCGGCCACGGGTGGCAGCTCGCACCTGACCCTGATCGGTGGTGTCACCTCCGACAGCTACATCTACAACATCAACAACGGCAATCCGGGCGGCCTGCTGGGCCTGCTGTTGCCGAAGGATTCACCTGCATGGGCAGCCAAGTGCCTGGACATCGCCCTGGCTGACATCTCGTGCTGGGCGGTCAACGCCGCGCAGGACTACCAGGTGCTGATGGGCGACGGTGCGTTCGCCAACGGTTCGAAGGAAGTGGTGATCGGTGCCAACGCACGTCATGAGTTGCCGAAGGTTGATGCGAACGTCGCCTTCCCGGGTGATGGGGTCAACGACCCGAGCAACCCGACCGGTGTGCCGACCGCAGACTACGCTGCACGCATGGGCCATTCGGTGATCGTCGGTGACAGTGCCGTGGGTACCGCCAACGGCCAGACCCTGCTGGGTGCTGAAGCCACCTCCAACCAGGCCAACTCGGTGGCACTGGGTTACCGTTCGGCCGCACTGCGCGGTGCGCAGGCCAGCTACAGCGCTTACGGCCTCACTGCGCCGCAGGTCTCGGCCGGTGAAGTGTCGGTGGGTACCGCCGGTGGCGGCGAGCGCCAGATCACCAACGTCGCGGCCGGCAGCGTCAACACCGACGCGGTCAACGTGGCCCAGTTGAAGGGCGCGATCAGCCTGATCAACGGCGTGGCCGATGCCGCTGTGACCTACGACCTGGACGGTGCCGGCAACCCGAACTATCGCCGCGTCACCCTCGGTGCGGGCACCGGCACCACGACCATCGGCAACCTGGCCGGCGGCGCGATCACCGCAGGCAGCCTGGAGGCGGTCAACGGTGGCCAGCTGGCTGGTACCAATGCAGCCATCGCCAGCTTCTTCGGTGGTCGCGCGGCGTTCGATCCGGCCAGTGGTGTCTTCACCGCACCGCTGTTCGAGATCAGCAGCATCTCCACCGGTGGTGCCATCGCCAAGGGTCTGTACGAAAACGCCACCGACGCGTTCGCGGCCGTCGATGGCTCGCTGGTCAACCTCAACACGCAGATCACCGATATCCGCAATGGCGGAACCAAGTACCTGCGGGTGAACTCCACCGGCACCGAGGCCGTGGCCAGCGGCACCGATTCAATCGCAGTCGGTACCAACGCCCGCGCCACCGCCGCCAACAGCATCGCGGTGGGCGCTGGCAGCCTGGCCGACCGTGCCAACAGTGTGTCCATCGGCGCGGCCGGTGCCGAGCGCCAGGTCACCAACCTGGCCGCCGGTACGGCGGCGACCGATGCGGTGAACGTGGGCCAGCTGCAGGCGTCCGAGCAGGGCGCCCTGCGCTACGACCTCAACGGCGATGGCAGCGTCAACTACGCCAGCGCCACGCTTGGCCAGACCGGCACCGCCACCACGCTGCGCAACCTGGGCCCGGGCCAGGTCAGTGCCACCAGCAGTGAAGCCATCAACGGTGCCCAGCTGTTCGCCGCCAACCAGGCCGTGGCCACCCACCTCGGTGGTGGTGCAGCGGTCAACGCCAGCGGTGTGCTGACCGCCCCGACCTACTCGATCAACAACGTGGCCGCCAACGGCACGATCACCAAGGGCAACTACAACGACGTCGGTACGGCCTTCGACGCGGTCAGCAACTCGCTGGCCAATGTGGCCGACCAGACCGGCGAGATCGACAAGCTGGCCGTGAAGTACGACGTCGACGGCGGCGGCAACGTGATCAACAGTGTCTCGCTGAAGGGCACCGGCACCGGTGCTGTGAAGGTGACCAACGTCGCCGCCGGCAGCATCCTGGCTGGCAGCAGTGATGCCATCACCGGCGACCAGCTGTTCAGCACGAACAGCACCATCGCCAACTACTTCGGTGGCACCACCGCCTACAACGGCACCACCAACGTGTGGACCGCACCAAAGTTCAGCATCTCCAGCATCGCTACCGATGGCACCTTCACCAGCGGTGACTACAACAACGTCACCGCCGCATTCACCGCGGTGGACGGCTCGCTGAAGGTTCTCAACCAGCGCATCACCAATGGTGGCGGTGGCAGCGCCTACCTGGCGGTGAACTCGACGGCAGCGGCTGCAACGGCGGCCGGCGCGGAAGCGGTGGCGGTCGGCCCGCAGGCGAGTGCGGCCGGTGCCAACAGCGTCGCGGTCGGCAACGGCGCCAGCGCCAGTGCCGGCAACAGCGTGGCGCTGGGTGCCGGTTCGGTGGCCAGCGTCGGTGCCCAGAGTGGCTACACCGGTGCCTACGGGCAGACCGGCGCCAGCAACTCGGCCGGTGAGGTCTCGGTCGGCAGCACCGGCAGCGAGCGCAAGATCACCCATGTCGCCGACGGCTCCGATACGTACGACGCAACCAATGTGGGCCAGCTGAAGAACGGCGTGAACTACGCCATCGATGAATCGAAGAAGTACACCGACCAGAAGATCCAGAACATCACCAACGTGGCCGGCAGCTTCCGCGCCAACAACACCAACAACCTGGCCGATCCGTCCGCCAGCGGGGCCAATTCGGCCGCAGGTGGCGCAGGCTCCACCGCCGCGGGTGCCAACTCGACCGCGCTGGGCAATGGTTCGCAGGCGCAGGCCGACAACTCGGTGGCGCTGGGTGCGGGTTCGGTGGCGAACCGGGCCAACACGGTCTCGGTCGGTGCCGCCGGTGCCGAACGCCAGGTCGTCAACGTGGCCGACGGTTCGCAGGCCACCGATGCGGTCAACGTGCGCCAGCTGCAGGCCTCGCAGCAGGGCACGATCCGTTACGACACCACGGTGAACGGCGCGACCAACTTCAACAGTGTCACGCTGGGCAGTACCAACAGCGGCCCGACCACGGTGCGCAACGTCGCCGCCGGCACCGCCGGTACCGACGCGGTCAACGTGGACCAGCTGAAGTCGGGCATGGCCCAGACCTTGGATTGGTCGAAGGCGTACACCGACGAGCGCATGGGTGGCTTCGAGCGCGACCTGCGCAAGACCGACAACCGCGCCTCGGCGGGTATCGCGTCGGCGATGGCCACCGCAGCCCTGCCGCAGCCCAGCGAAGCGGGCCGCAGCATGGCCTCGGTTGCCGCCGGCAGCTACAACGGCGAGTCGGGCGTGGCGGTCGGCATCTCCGGTGTCTCCGAGGGAGGGCGCTGGATCTACAAGTTCAGCGGCTCGACCAACAGCCGTGGCGAGGCCGGTGTGGCCGTCGGTGCCGGCATCCAGTGGTGA
- a CDS encoding Flp family type IVb pilin, protein MNASIRKFLKEEDGVTALEYGLLAAVIAGILIAVGNKEIKGFFETLFKNLSDLATKASGSTPATGGG, encoded by the coding sequence ATGAACGCATCCATCCGCAAGTTCCTGAAGGAAGAAGATGGTGTCACCGCGCTCGAGTACGGGCTGCTGGCCGCCGTCATCGCCGGCATCCTGATTGCGGTCGGCAACAAGGAGATCAAGGGGTTCTTCGAGACGCTGTTCAAGAACCTCTCCGACCTCGCCACCAAGGCCTCCGGGTCGACACCTGCGACCGGCGGCGGCTGA
- a CDS encoding OmpA family protein, which translates to MKQHRIARTGQMVAVLGLILGMGLLAACRSHAPAADGPAETTAVQFPEASKASLKEGIYPDVADLRRFAPGMSKRQLYTLLGTPHFNEGMWGVREWNYLFNFRTAQGAEYFTCQFQVRFDSKGIAQGGYWKPESCAAVIEPPRPPAPPAPAPLPEQPLRLSADALFGFDSAVLSAEGQQAVQGVLAQVREASQVQSIRVTGYTDRIGSASYNQTLSQRRAEAVRSALVQGGVPAASISAEGRGAAEPIVQCEQRNRRELIACLAPNRRVQIAGMAQPR; encoded by the coding sequence ATGAAACAGCATCGCATCGCCCGCACCGGCCAGATGGTCGCAGTGCTGGGCCTGATCCTGGGAATGGGCCTGTTGGCCGCCTGCCGCAGCCATGCGCCGGCCGCCGACGGCCCTGCCGAAACCACCGCCGTGCAGTTCCCGGAGGCCTCGAAGGCCTCGTTGAAGGAAGGCATCTATCCCGACGTCGCCGACCTGCGCCGCTTCGCGCCGGGCATGAGCAAGCGGCAGCTGTATACCTTGCTGGGAACGCCGCACTTCAACGAAGGCATGTGGGGCGTGCGCGAGTGGAACTACCTGTTCAACTTCCGCACCGCGCAGGGCGCGGAGTACTTCACCTGCCAGTTCCAGGTGCGCTTCGACAGCAAGGGCATCGCCCAGGGGGGCTACTGGAAGCCGGAATCGTGCGCGGCGGTGATCGAACCGCCACGGCCACCGGCGCCGCCGGCACCGGCACCGTTGCCGGAGCAGCCGCTGCGCCTGTCGGCCGACGCGCTGTTCGGCTTCGACAGCGCGGTGCTCAGCGCCGAAGGCCAGCAGGCGGTGCAGGGCGTGCTGGCGCAGGTGCGCGAGGCCAGTCAGGTGCAGTCGATCCGGGTGACCGGGTACACCGACCGTATCGGCAGTGCCAGCTACAACCAGACCCTGTCGCAGCGACGTGCCGAGGCCGTGCGCAGCGCGCTGGTGCAGGGTGGGGTGCCTGCGGCCAGCATCAGCGCCGAAGGGCGGGGCGCAGCCGAGCCGATCGTGCAGTGCGAGCAGCGCAACCGTCGCGAGCTGATCGCGTGCCTGGCACCGAACCGGCGCGTGCAGATCGCCGGGATGGCCCAGCCGCGCTGA
- a CDS encoding class I SAM-dependent methyltransferase — protein MASTSPVDQNALWNGPGGQVWVAQQAILDGLFQPMADLLVAELPDTVTQLLDIGCGTGASLLAAAAARPAAHCTGLDISAPMLALARQRGEAAGLDADFIVADAQRHPLPTAHFDWVQSRLGVMFFEDTETAFANLHRAARPGAGLRLIAWRSAAENPFMTTAERAIGDELDLPPRAPGAPGQFAFADGQRVQRLLQAAGWRDVEMVAVNLPCSIARDELPTYVGQLGPLGLALRNLPEDRATSLRNKAVAAFTPFIEGDRVRVDAACWLVRALA, from the coding sequence ATGGCCAGCACATCCCCCGTTGATCAGAACGCCCTGTGGAACGGCCCAGGTGGCCAGGTCTGGGTTGCGCAGCAAGCCATTCTCGACGGCCTGTTCCAGCCGATGGCCGACCTGCTGGTGGCCGAACTTCCAGATACCGTCACGCAACTGCTCGACATCGGCTGCGGTACCGGCGCCAGCCTGCTGGCCGCCGCCGCAGCGCGCCCAGCGGCACATTGCACCGGCCTGGACATCTCCGCGCCGATGCTGGCGCTGGCCCGCCAGCGCGGCGAGGCGGCAGGACTGGACGCAGACTTCATCGTCGCCGATGCGCAACGGCATCCGCTGCCAACCGCACACTTCGACTGGGTCCAATCTCGTTTGGGCGTGATGTTCTTCGAGGATACCGAGACCGCCTTCGCCAACCTGCACCGCGCCGCGCGGCCGGGTGCCGGCCTGCGTTTGATCGCCTGGCGCAGCGCAGCGGAAAACCCGTTCATGACGACGGCCGAACGCGCCATTGGCGATGAACTCGATCTACCCCCACGCGCGCCAGGAGCACCCGGCCAGTTTGCCTTTGCCGATGGCCAGCGCGTGCAGCGCCTGCTGCAGGCCGCCGGTTGGAGGGATGTGGAGATGGTTGCGGTGAACCTGCCGTGCTCGATCGCCCGCGATGAGCTGCCAACCTACGTTGGCCAGCTGGGCCCATTGGGCCTGGCGCTGCGCAACCTGCCCGAAGACCGGGCCACCTCGCTCAGGAACAAGGCGGTAGCGGCATTCACCCCGTTCATCGAGGGCGACCGTGTGCGCGTGGATGCGGCCTGCTGGCTGGTGCGCGCCCTCGCCTGA
- a CDS encoding AraC family transcriptional regulator yields MVDGGVEDSDDSGLRSIDLATLSGVLRVCDVELLLLDGNGPRAAFASRVHEEALFCSISCGFHCRGRFMLPPDWAMLGYLHATDETLSWCHGVPLTPGMALTVMPEGISEFTLSPGTHMTLMLVPVARVQRKLTELSLRSTPPAGQALSLFNLANDSAPLAHHYQQLHLQLGQGAGLQPEETERLLHEHVQALLGAGAADRPGCSRARRTHYLIAQRAENFMRLNLRRNIYMNEICDAAGVSERGLRYAFEDLFGTSPNRYLSMLRLCAACRSLSMADSSRRSVKAIALSCGLWDLSRFADNYRKVFGELPRDTLMRAPAQIGQPA; encoded by the coding sequence ATGGTCGATGGTGGGGTAGAAGACAGCGACGACAGCGGCCTGCGATCGATCGATCTGGCGACGCTGAGCGGCGTACTTCGTGTGTGCGATGTCGAACTGCTGCTGCTCGATGGCAACGGGCCGCGGGCGGCCTTCGCTTCGCGCGTGCATGAGGAAGCCCTGTTCTGCAGCATCAGCTGCGGCTTCCATTGCCGTGGCCGCTTCATGCTGCCACCCGACTGGGCGATGCTGGGGTATCTGCACGCGACCGATGAAACACTGAGCTGGTGCCACGGGGTGCCGCTTACTCCTGGGATGGCGCTGACGGTGATGCCCGAAGGCATCAGCGAGTTCACGCTGAGCCCCGGTACGCACATGACCCTGATGCTGGTGCCGGTCGCACGGGTGCAACGCAAGCTGACCGAACTGAGCCTGCGCAGCACGCCACCCGCAGGCCAAGCACTTTCACTGTTCAATCTGGCGAACGATTCGGCACCACTCGCCCATCATTATCAGCAACTGCATCTTCAGCTCGGCCAGGGTGCTGGCCTGCAGCCGGAGGAAACCGAACGATTGCTGCACGAACACGTGCAGGCCCTGCTCGGTGCAGGCGCCGCCGATCGCCCTGGTTGCAGCCGCGCGCGGCGCACGCATTATCTGATCGCGCAGCGGGCGGAGAACTTCATGCGGCTCAACCTGCGCCGCAACATCTACATGAACGAGATATGCGACGCGGCGGGTGTCAGCGAACGCGGCCTGCGCTATGCCTTCGAGGATCTGTTCGGAACCTCGCCCAACCGCTATCTGTCCATGCTGCGGCTGTGCGCTGCCTGCCGCAGCCTGTCGATGGCCGATTCCAGCCGCCGTTCGGTGAAGGCGATCGCCCTCAGCTGCGGCCTCTGGGACCTCTCTCGTTTTGCCGACAATTACCGCAAGGTCTTCGGCGAACTGCCGCGCGATACGCTGATGCGCGCTCCCGCGCAGATCGGCCAGCCGGCCTGA
- a CDS encoding MgtC/SapB family protein, whose product MRFIETFQAGPFADTVVSLLAAFVLGTLIGAERQYRQRTAGLRTNVLVAVGAAAFVDLGMRIAGSAEAVRVISYVVSGVGFLGAGVIMKEGMNVRGLNTAATLWCSAAVGSCTGADMLAEGVLLTVLIIAGNTLLRPLVNAINRIPINEAATEATYEVRLSVDADAVPRVRERLVDALEAAQYPVGDVQLVEHADAPTDVIAVLVSTAVSADELDVVLARMEHVPGVLHATWEVSTRD is encoded by the coding sequence ATGCGCTTCATTGAAACCTTCCAGGCCGGCCCCTTCGCCGACACCGTGGTGAGCCTGCTGGCCGCCTTCGTGCTGGGCACGTTGATCGGCGCCGAGCGTCAGTACCGGCAGCGCACCGCCGGCCTGCGCACCAACGTGCTGGTGGCCGTGGGCGCGGCTGCCTTCGTCGACCTGGGCATGCGCATCGCCGGCAGCGCCGAAGCCGTGCGGGTGATCTCCTACGTGGTCTCCGGCGTCGGCTTCCTCGGCGCCGGCGTGATCATGAAGGAAGGCATGAACGTGCGCGGCTTGAACACCGCCGCCACCCTGTGGTGCTCGGCGGCGGTCGGCAGCTGCACCGGCGCGGACATGCTGGCCGAGGGCGTGCTGCTGACGGTCTTGATCATCGCCGGCAATACCCTGCTGCGCCCCCTGGTGAATGCGATCAACCGCATTCCGATCAATGAGGCCGCCACCGAGGCCACCTACGAGGTGCGCCTGAGCGTGGATGCCGACGCCGTGCCGCGGGTGCGCGAGCGCCTGGTCGATGCGCTGGAAGCCGCGCAGTACCCGGTCGGTGATGTGCAGCTGGTCGAGCATGCCGACGCACCCACCGATGTGATCGCGGTGCTGGTCAGTACCGCCGTGAGTGCTGATGAGCTGGACGTGGTGCTGGCGCGGATGGAGCACGTGCCGGGCGTGCTGCACGCCACCTGGGAAGTCAGTACCCGCGATTGA
- a CDS encoding A24 family peptidase gives MTLLGLLAIGVCLRIAISDLYARRVPNAWLLSASVIAIALIIAGQFSAPRQPWLAHAAGAALGLVALLPFYAIRWMGAGDVKFFAVLGLMLGWKALLPIWVVASLAAGLHAAVIIVGRRLGVMLPTGLQMQVNRASSQWQSHPALRDMQAARQGRHGIPYAAYLAIAGIGWVLASVYGGVA, from the coding sequence ATGACGTTGCTGGGACTATTGGCCATCGGCGTGTGCCTGCGGATCGCGATCAGCGATCTGTATGCCCGCCGGGTGCCCAATGCCTGGCTGCTGTCTGCATCCGTCATTGCCATCGCATTGATCATCGCGGGGCAGTTCAGCGCGCCGCGCCAGCCGTGGCTTGCCCACGCAGCGGGCGCGGCGCTCGGCCTGGTGGCCCTGCTGCCGTTCTATGCCATCCGCTGGATGGGCGCCGGTGACGTCAAGTTCTTCGCGGTACTGGGCCTGATGCTGGGCTGGAAAGCCCTGCTGCCGATCTGGGTGGTGGCCAGTCTCGCGGCCGGCCTGCACGCGGCAGTGATCATTGTTGGCCGCCGTTTGGGCGTGATGCTGCCTACGGGCCTTCAGATGCAGGTCAACCGCGCCAGCAGCCAATGGCAATCACACCCTGCCCTGCGCGACATGCAGGCCGCCCGCCAGGGACGACACGGCATTCCCTATGCAGCCTACCTGGCTATCGCCGGCATCGGCTGGGTTCTGGCAAGCGTCTATGGAGGTGTGGCATGA
- a CDS encoding DUF6959 family protein has protein sequence MNAQFLPLSMKTEATLSVYGQLGNHAVVRIPGRRLPGLILQADTVAGFLAQLQEAQACLRSGRAQRTDAELDMLIDVLQQWYALIESRLADAGEAL, from the coding sequence ATGAATGCCCAATTCCTGCCTCTTTCCATGAAGACGGAAGCCACACTGAGTGTGTATGGCCAGCTCGGCAACCATGCCGTGGTGCGCATTCCCGGGCGGCGCCTGCCAGGGTTGATCCTGCAGGCCGATACCGTGGCCGGGTTCCTGGCCCAGCTGCAGGAAGCCCAGGCCTGCCTGCGCAGCGGCCGCGCACAGCGCACCGACGCCGAGCTGGACATGCTCATCGACGTGTTGCAGCAGTGGTATGCCCTGATCGAATCGCGCCTGGCCGACGCCGGCGAGGCGCTGTAG